Proteins found in one Corynebacterium canis genomic segment:
- a CDS encoding DEAD/DEAH box helicase, whose amino-acid sequence MYSDLHRILDSIEQQVAELRARIEQLEADSVSTPPPPGAQPVSPALGGAQPVGAQPSSPGAASTPAAPPVTAVHARASLQAKIELFETRFQGRRDVYAYKWEHGDRKGWSPSAKYRGSTEYRPLTESVFDKHLRGELFIGIYPMLTDDTTFLLACDFDDAHWRDNARAYAAAARALGVDSLVEISSSGEGAHVWIFFQQPVAARLARGLGFRILRDAMAQQPNMDFSSYDRFFPAQDSLPIRSKGRGRLGNLIALPLQGKHRKQGTTVFVDPETWQPYPDQFSQLASVQPVDFHSLEFEAPVIGPAADLGRGGELGRGGELGPRPRRRTLRTDATVRLTVDSHLRVPLEDLPAPIIAALKHLACLPNPEFYRRQAQRYSTFSIPRFVVRFHQEGDTLTLPRGLVDEATQLLESAGATVTVKRTRARKRIEVGFFGTLRPEQSRALKDLLKHRTGVVVAPPGFGKTILGCAAIAERGLRTAVLVNRKELIEQWRTSMAEFLHVEPGQLGGGKRKLSGEIDIIMMQSLAHRDADTSPLDAYDQIIVDECHAVASPATEAALVDARAPYWLGLTATPFRADQMDELITMHLGPIRHTAQPETSAARRVIVRTTEFTTEEPADDGASMNAIYRELGADPTRNELIVKDICDAADSGRTCIALSNRIEHLESLQELISARTQVPVHLLHGQLPPQQRKHTLEILRASTEPFILLAIDKVAGEGFDLPQLDTLFLTVPVSFKGRIIQQTGRVTRSDTPALVYDYVDENVPWLKHMAGRRQRTMSSEGFEQTQEMLDL is encoded by the coding sequence ATGTACTCCGACCTGCACCGAATCCTCGACTCGATCGAACAGCAGGTCGCCGAGCTCCGCGCGCGCATTGAACAACTCGAGGCAGACAGCGTATCGACGCCCCCGCCTCCCGGAGCGCAGCCTGTTAGCCCGGCGCTGGGTGGTGCGCAGCCGGTTGGTGCGCAGCCCTCGTCGCCCGGCGCGGCGTCGACACCCGCAGCGCCACCGGTCACGGCGGTGCATGCGCGGGCGTCTTTGCAGGCGAAGATCGAACTATTCGAAACTCGGTTCCAAGGCCGGCGGGATGTGTACGCCTATAAGTGGGAGCACGGGGATCGGAAGGGTTGGAGCCCTTCGGCGAAGTATCGCGGCAGCACCGAATACCGCCCGCTTACCGAATCCGTGTTTGATAAGCATTTGCGTGGGGAGCTGTTTATCGGGATTTATCCGATGCTTACCGACGACACCACCTTCCTGCTGGCCTGCGATTTCGATGACGCGCATTGGCGGGACAACGCCCGCGCCTATGCCGCCGCGGCCCGCGCGCTGGGTGTGGATAGTTTGGTGGAGATTTCTTCCTCCGGCGAGGGCGCGCACGTGTGGATTTTCTTCCAACAGCCGGTGGCGGCGCGACTCGCGCGGGGCTTAGGTTTCCGCATTTTGCGGGACGCGATGGCGCAGCAGCCGAACATGGATTTCTCAAGCTACGATCGCTTCTTCCCGGCCCAGGACAGTTTGCCAATACGTTCGAAAGGCCGGGGGCGCTTGGGCAACCTGATCGCCCTGCCGCTGCAAGGAAAACATCGCAAACAGGGCACGACGGTATTTGTAGACCCCGAAACCTGGCAGCCCTATCCGGACCAGTTTTCGCAGCTGGCGAGCGTCCAGCCGGTGGACTTTCATTCCTTGGAGTTCGAAGCCCCGGTCATCGGCCCCGCCGCTGATCTTGGGCGTGGTGGGGAGCTCGGGCGTGGCGGGGAGCTCGGGCCGCGGCCGAGGCGTCGGACGTTGCGCACCGATGCCACCGTGCGGCTGACCGTGGATTCGCACCTGCGTGTGCCGCTGGAGGACCTGCCCGCGCCGATCATCGCGGCGTTGAAACACTTGGCGTGCCTGCCCAACCCGGAGTTTTATCGCCGGCAGGCGCAGCGCTACAGCACCTTTTCCATCCCGCGCTTTGTGGTGCGCTTTCACCAGGAAGGCGATACCCTGACGCTGCCGCGCGGCCTTGTGGACGAGGCCACGCAGCTGCTGGAATCCGCCGGCGCCACCGTTACGGTCAAGCGAACTCGCGCTCGAAAACGCATTGAGGTGGGGTTCTTTGGCACGCTCCGCCCAGAGCAGAGCCGCGCGCTCAAAGATTTGCTGAAGCACCGGACCGGCGTGGTGGTGGCCCCGCCTGGCTTTGGCAAGACGATCCTCGGCTGCGCCGCCATCGCCGAACGCGGTCTTCGCACGGCCGTTCTGGTCAACCGCAAGGAGCTTATCGAACAATGGCGCACCAGCATGGCCGAATTCCTGCATGTGGAGCCCGGTCAGCTCGGCGGCGGAAAGCGCAAGCTCAGCGGCGAGATCGACATCATTATGATGCAGAGCCTGGCGCATCGCGACGCCGACACCAGTCCGCTGGACGCCTACGACCAGATCATCGTCGACGAGTGCCACGCCGTCGCCTCCCCCGCCACCGAGGCCGCGCTTGTGGATGCCCGCGCCCCGTATTGGCTGGGCCTCACCGCCACCCCGTTCCGAGCCGATCAAATGGACGAATTGATCACAATGCACCTGGGGCCGATCCGGCACACCGCGCAGCCCGAAACCTCCGCCGCCCGCCGCGTGATCGTCCGCACCACGGAATTCACCACCGAGGAACCTGCCGACGATGGCGCCTCCATGAACGCAATCTACCGCGAGCTCGGCGCCGACCCCACCCGCAACGAGCTCATTGTCAAAGACATTTGCGACGCCGCGGACAGCGGACGCACCTGCATCGCACTGAGCAATCGAATCGAACATTTGGAAAGCCTGCAAGAGCTTATCTCCGCCCGCACACAGGTGCCGGTGCACCTGCTGCACGGGCAATTGCCTCCGCAGCAACGCAAACATACGTTGGAGATCCTGCGCGCCAGCACCGAACCCTTTATCCTGCTGGCCATCGATAAGGTCGCCGGGGAGGGGTTTGATCTCCCCCAGCTCGATACCCTGTTCCTCACCGTGCCCGTGTCCTTTAAAGGGCGCATTATCCAACAGACCGGGCGCGTGACCCGCAGCGATACCCCCGCCCTGGTCTATGACTATGTGGACGAAAACGTCCCGTGGCTCAAACACATGGCCGGACGCCGGCAACGCACCATGTCCAGCGAGGGCTTCGAGCAAACCCAAGAGATGCTGGACCTCTAA
- a CDS encoding inorganic phosphate transporter, which translates to MTQDALSSPSEIAEQKTESDFWWHLSFGALLAASAITFGLWAYGSIGQTTHYWVLALTIIFGLFMAFNIGGNDVANSFGTSVGAKTLTMKQALVIAAIFEVGGAILAGGEVTETVRNGIVDLHGVNLQPMDFVFIMMAALLGAALWLLIATQMGWPVSTTHSIVGGIVGAAVTIGHRTNTGGWNIVQWDQIGEIAMSWILSPLLGGIVAYFLFLAIQRGILVYNQRADEQLEEIRQERAEHKKRHKASFERLSEMQQLAYTTAMVRDAEISRRRGFDRADLESDYFRELYELDDREQNVNAFRALQLWVPLLASLGAMMITAMMLFKGLKNLHLNIDNVGNIMIIGMIGAGVWMAVRVFARTIRNMELSRATFIMFSWMQVFTAAAFAFSHGSNDIANAVGPIAAILDVLHTGSINAKAAVPPILLVCCGVALVSGLWFIGRKVITTVGSGLTRIHPASGFAAELAAATVVMGASVLGLPVSSTHILIGAILGVGMVTRSANWGLMRPIALAWVITIPAAAGIGALGVLVLRLIFG; encoded by the coding sequence ATGACGCAGGACGCGCTGAGTTCTCCGAGCGAGATTGCTGAGCAGAAAACCGAATCAGATTTCTGGTGGCACCTTTCATTCGGTGCATTATTAGCGGCATCGGCGATAACCTTCGGACTGTGGGCTTATGGTTCCATCGGCCAAACCACCCACTACTGGGTTTTGGCCTTGACCATTATTTTTGGCCTGTTTATGGCCTTCAATATCGGCGGCAACGACGTGGCCAATTCCTTTGGCACCAGCGTGGGCGCCAAAACGCTCACCATGAAACAGGCGCTGGTTATCGCCGCTATCTTCGAAGTCGGCGGCGCCATCCTGGCGGGCGGCGAGGTCACGGAAACGGTGCGCAATGGCATCGTGGACCTGCACGGGGTGAACCTGCAACCCATGGACTTTGTGTTCATTATGATGGCCGCACTGCTCGGCGCGGCGTTGTGGTTGCTGATCGCCACGCAAATGGGATGGCCGGTATCCACCACACATTCGATTGTCGGCGGTATCGTCGGCGCGGCCGTGACCATCGGGCACCGCACCAATACCGGCGGCTGGAATATCGTGCAATGGGACCAGATTGGCGAAATCGCCATGTCTTGGATCCTCTCCCCGCTGCTCGGCGGCATCGTGGCGTACTTTCTGTTTTTGGCCATTCAGCGGGGGATTTTGGTGTATAACCAGCGGGCCGACGAGCAGCTGGAGGAGATCCGCCAGGAGCGCGCGGAGCACAAGAAACGCCACAAGGCATCCTTTGAACGCCTGAGCGAAATGCAGCAATTGGCGTACACCACCGCCATGGTGCGCGATGCGGAAATTTCCCGCCGCCGCGGCTTTGACCGGGCGGATTTGGAAAGCGACTACTTCCGCGAATTGTACGAGCTCGACGACCGCGAACAGAACGTGAATGCATTCCGCGCCCTGCAATTGTGGGTGCCGCTGCTGGCGTCCCTAGGCGCCATGATGATCACCGCGATGATGCTGTTTAAGGGGCTGAAAAACCTGCACCTAAACATCGATAACGTGGGCAATATCATGATTATCGGCATGATCGGCGCGGGCGTCTGGATGGCCGTACGTGTGTTCGCACGCACCATTCGGAACATGGAGCTCAGCCGCGCCACCTTTATCATGTTCAGCTGGATGCAGGTGTTTACCGCCGCCGCATTCGCCTTTTCGCACGGTTCCAACGACATCGCCAACGCCGTGGGCCCGATCGCCGCGATTCTCGACGTTTTGCACACCGGTTCTATTAACGCCAAGGCCGCCGTGCCGCCGATCCTGCTCGTATGCTGCGGCGTTGCGCTGGTTTCCGGGCTGTGGTTTATCGGCCGCAAAGTGATTACCACCGTGGGCTCCGGGCTGACCCGAATCCACCCTGCCAGCGGTTTCGCCGCAGAATTGGCCGCCGCGACCGTGGTCATGGGGGCGTCCGTTTTGGGCCTGCCGGTGTCTTCTACCCACATCCTGATCGGCGCGATCCTCGGCGTTGGCATGGTCACCCGCTCTGCGAACTGGGGTTTGATGCGCCCGATCGCATTGGCGTGGGTGATTACGATCCCCGCAGCCGCCGGCATCGGCGCGCTCGGCGTCCTGGTATTGCGACTGATTTTCGGGTAG
- a CDS encoding DUF808 domain-containing protein, with protein MPGGLAALLDDVALIAKTAAASVDDVAAAAGRTSVKAAGVVVDDAAVTPRYVHGVTPARELPIIWRIAKGSLFNKLVIILPVALLLSWLAPWLLTPILMLGGAYLCFEGSEKVIEKLAGEEEKAETAIESGPDAENKLVKGAVTTDLILSAEIMVISLNEIAAESLGMRTAVLIAVAFGITALVYGAVALLVKMDDVGLKLAARESNGAQAFGKGLVAAMPKVLTTIAVIGTFAMLWVGGHILLAGSAELGWHAPYDFVHHMTEAVEHLGGFVMWLVDTFFSLIAGAIIGGALAGIMHFIKHRKQQH; from the coding sequence ATGCCCGGAGGACTCGCGGCACTGTTGGACGATGTCGCCCTGATTGCAAAAACCGCCGCTGCCAGCGTCGATGATGTCGCTGCGGCGGCGGGACGTACCAGCGTCAAGGCCGCCGGCGTGGTAGTTGACGACGCCGCCGTCACCCCCCGCTACGTCCACGGCGTCACGCCCGCGCGCGAACTGCCCATCATTTGGCGCATTGCCAAGGGTTCCCTGTTTAACAAATTGGTGATCATTCTGCCGGTGGCGCTGCTGCTGAGTTGGCTGGCGCCCTGGCTGCTCACGCCGATATTGATGCTCGGCGGCGCGTACTTATGCTTCGAAGGATCCGAAAAGGTGATCGAGAAGCTCGCCGGGGAGGAAGAAAAGGCGGAAACCGCCATCGAATCGGGGCCGGACGCGGAAAACAAACTGGTCAAGGGGGCGGTGACCACGGACCTTATCCTCAGCGCGGAGATCATGGTCATTTCCCTCAACGAAATCGCGGCGGAATCGCTGGGCATGCGCACCGCCGTCCTCATCGCCGTGGCGTTCGGCATTACCGCACTGGTGTACGGCGCGGTGGCATTGCTGGTCAAAATGGACGATGTCGGGCTAAAGCTCGCCGCCCGCGAATCCAATGGCGCACAGGCGTTCGGCAAGGGCTTGGTCGCGGCGATGCCGAAGGTACTGACCACCATCGCGGTGATCGGAACCTTTGCAATGCTGTGGGTTGGAGGTCATATCCTGCTCGCAGGTTCCGCCGAATTGGGCTGGCATGCCCCCTATGATTTCGTTCACCATATGACGGAGGCGGTGGAACACCTCGGTGGATTTGTAATGTGGCTGGTAGACACGTTCTTTTCGCTGATCGCGGGGGCGATTATCGGCGGCGCGCTCGCTGGCATCATGCACTTTATCAAGCACCGGAAGCAGCAGCACTAG
- a CDS encoding cation-translocating P-type ATPase: protein MPHSEPYITDAASVSAELGVDPEVGLSAASAAERLAEHGPNELRAKKPVPLWRKILKQFQDPLVYLLFVAMAIALAAWWAEGGESVPVDTIVIGLIVLANAALGFSQESRAESAVAALASMTAATSTVLRDGRQAQVPSAELVPGDVLLLAEGDAVGADARLVTATSLTVQEASLTGESEASTKDPRTLEGTIALGDRANMVFKGTAVVQGVGTAVVTATGMDTEMGSIADMLDRTEQEESPLETEVARVSRLLGALVVAIALLVMGTLAVLYRVDSAEDLVDILLLGVSLAVAAVPEGLPAILSLVLAIGVQHLARRNAIMKNLHSVETLGAASVICSDKTGTLTRNEMTIQRVLTDAGEVKLSGVGYDPAAGGVESGSEAALELARDVVFGGAVANNAQLDADGIIGDPTEAAFLVAWPKLADERDPGALHRRAEVPFNSDRKMMSVLTDTHVFSKGAPDVLAQRCARLQTAAGPVEFSAEHRRKWAEVIEDLSAQGYRTLGVAGGDAAGDELVEDGLTFLGVVAIIDPPRTEAMAALQQAHDAGIRTLMITGDHPATAHKIATDLGLTKTDHALSGLELDQLDEEGFRAAVQEVDVYARVTPAHKLRIVDMLQEKGAVVAMTGDGVNDAPALKSADIGVAMGITGTEVTKEAATLILADDNYATIVAAVDRGRGIFDNIAKFLRYLLSSNMGEVITVFFGVVLATWLGLSQPGSEEVALPLLATQILWINLVTDSGPALAMGVDPADEDIMKRRPRDPKKPIIDRDMWKRVLFVGSIMGAATLLTIDIFLPGGFVEGHHTLDTARTAGFTALVFAQLFNAFNARSTFRSAFHRMFNNHWLWASVLLGIALQVAVVNLPVLQTAFGTTALSLEQWFVAIAMASTVLWAEELVKVVRRARRREA from the coding sequence ATGCCGCATTCAGAACCGTATATCACAGATGCTGCGTCTGTTTCCGCTGAGTTAGGCGTGGATCCGGAGGTTGGTTTGTCTGCCGCCTCCGCCGCCGAGCGCCTTGCGGAACATGGTCCCAACGAGCTCCGGGCGAAGAAGCCGGTGCCGCTGTGGCGCAAGATTTTGAAGCAATTCCAGGACCCGCTGGTTTACCTGTTGTTCGTCGCTATGGCCATCGCTTTGGCCGCGTGGTGGGCGGAGGGGGGTGAGAGTGTGCCCGTGGATACGATTGTTATTGGCTTGATCGTGTTGGCTAATGCTGCGTTGGGCTTTAGCCAGGAGTCGAGGGCGGAGTCTGCGGTGGCGGCGTTGGCTTCGATGACGGCCGCGACTTCGACGGTGTTGCGTGATGGCCGGCAGGCGCAGGTGCCGTCTGCGGAGTTGGTGCCGGGCGACGTGTTGCTGCTCGCTGAGGGCGACGCCGTGGGTGCCGACGCCCGCCTGGTCACCGCCACCAGTTTAACGGTACAGGAGGCCTCGCTGACCGGCGAATCGGAGGCCAGCACAAAGGATCCACGCACGTTGGAGGGCACGATCGCTTTGGGGGACCGCGCCAATATGGTGTTTAAGGGCACGGCGGTGGTGCAGGGCGTGGGCACCGCCGTGGTGACAGCGACGGGCATGGATACGGAGATGGGTTCCATCGCCGATATGCTCGATCGGACGGAGCAGGAGGAGAGCCCGCTAGAGACGGAGGTAGCCCGGGTTTCGCGGCTGCTGGGGGCGCTGGTGGTGGCGATTGCGCTGCTGGTGATGGGCACGCTGGCGGTGTTGTATCGCGTGGATTCGGCCGAGGACCTGGTGGATATTTTGCTGCTGGGGGTGTCGTTGGCGGTGGCCGCGGTGCCGGAGGGTTTGCCGGCGATTTTGTCGCTGGTGTTGGCGATTGGCGTGCAGCATTTGGCGCGCCGGAACGCGATTATGAAGAACCTGCATTCGGTGGAAACCTTGGGCGCGGCGAGCGTGATTTGCTCGGATAAGACGGGCACGCTGACCCGCAACGAGATGACCATTCAGCGGGTGCTTACCGACGCCGGGGAGGTCAAGCTTTCCGGCGTCGGCTATGACCCTGCAGCTGGCGGCGTGGAATCGGGATCGGAAGCCGCGCTCGAACTGGCTCGCGATGTTGTGTTTGGCGGCGCGGTGGCCAATAACGCCCAGCTGGACGCGGATGGGATTATCGGCGATCCGACGGAGGCGGCCTTCTTGGTGGCGTGGCCGAAGCTGGCGGATGAGCGGGATCCGGGCGCGCTGCACCGGCGGGCGGAGGTGCCGTTTAATTCGGACCGGAAGATGATGTCCGTGCTCACCGATACGCACGTATTTTCTAAGGGCGCGCCGGATGTGCTGGCGCAGCGCTGCGCCCGGCTGCAAACCGCGGCGGGCCCGGTGGAATTCAGCGCGGAGCACCGGCGGAAATGGGCCGAGGTGATCGAGGACCTTTCCGCGCAGGGCTACCGCACATTGGGCGTCGCTGGGGGCGATGCCGCCGGCGACGAGCTCGTGGAGGATGGCCTGACCTTCCTCGGCGTGGTGGCGATCATCGACCCGCCGCGCACGGAGGCGATGGCGGCGCTGCAGCAGGCGCACGATGCGGGGATCCGCACGCTTATGATTACCGGGGACCACCCGGCGACGGCGCACAAGATCGCCACGGATTTGGGGCTGACCAAGACGGATCACGCGCTTTCCGGCCTGGAGCTGGACCAGCTGGATGAGGAGGGTTTCCGCGCGGCCGTGCAGGAGGTGGATGTGTACGCGCGCGTCACGCCCGCCCATAAGCTGCGGATAGTGGATATGCTGCAGGAAAAGGGCGCCGTGGTGGCCATGACCGGCGACGGCGTCAACGATGCCCCGGCGTTAAAGAGCGCGGATATCGGGGTGGCCATGGGGATCACTGGCACGGAGGTGACCAAGGAGGCCGCAACGCTCATACTTGCGGACGATAACTACGCCACGATCGTGGCCGCGGTGGATCGCGGGCGCGGGATCTTTGACAATATCGCCAAATTCCTGCGCTACCTGCTCAGCTCCAATATGGGCGAGGTAATCACGGTGTTCTTCGGCGTGGTGCTGGCCACCTGGTTGGGTCTCAGCCAGCCGGGCTCCGAGGAGGTGGCGTTGCCGCTGCTGGCCACGCAGATCCTGTGGATCAACCTGGTCACGGATTCGGGCCCGGCGCTGGCGATGGGTGTGGACCCTGCCGACGAGGACATTATGAAGCGCCGCCCGCGCGACCCGAAAAAGCCGATCATCGATCGCGATATGTGGAAGCGGGTGCTTTTCGTGGGTTCGATCATGGGTGCGGCCACGCTGCTGACCATTGATATCTTCCTGCCGGGCGGTTTCGTCGAGGGGCACCACACCCTGGATACCGCCCGTACCGCCGGCTTTACCGCCCTGGTATTCGCACAATTGTTTAATGCGTTTAATGCGCGTTCCACGTTCCGCTCCGCATTCCACCGCATGTTCAATAACCATTGGCTGTGGGCGTCCGTCCTATTGGGCATCGCGCTGCAAGTGGCCGTGGTGAATCTGCCGGTATTGCAAACGGCCTTTGGCACCACCGCGCTGAGCTTGGAGCAATGGTTCGTGGCGATCGCGATGGCCTCGACGGTGCTGTGGGCGGAGGAATTGGTGAAAGTGGTGCGGCGGGCGCGGCGTCGAGAAGCGTAG
- a CDS encoding 2-dehydropantoate 2-reductase: MRIVVIGAGAVGGYFAGRLAEAGEDVAVVARGETLDVLQQTGMTLIDVPHPPRRVTIPAYPSLAAAGDCDIVLVATKALDGTDAFAGLAGLSPGATVITLQNAVGAPHAALELVGEPGRVWPGVVRGFLHHTGPGVVEFHGGPLSLTFGTWDGERSELAEEFARRLSAAGVAAVVHPDIWQDIWAKAMFVSSFSLLGALTGKPLGDMLADELLAHELRCLMAEVEAAARGAGVALPPDIVADTMAFAAAMPPTSTSSLQRDLLAGAAAELGAQIGAISKLARSFDVPTPRFAFGYALLRARR; this comes from the coding sequence ATGCGCATCGTGGTTATAGGGGCAGGGGCCGTCGGCGGATACTTCGCGGGCCGGCTTGCCGAGGCAGGAGAAGACGTAGCCGTAGTCGCCCGCGGGGAAACCCTCGACGTACTGCAGCAAACCGGCATGACGCTTATCGACGTCCCGCATCCCCCGCGCCGCGTTACCATCCCCGCCTATCCTTCCCTCGCCGCCGCCGGTGACTGTGACATCGTGCTCGTAGCCACGAAGGCTTTGGACGGCACGGATGCCTTCGCCGGGTTGGCCGGGTTGAGCCCTGGGGCGACCGTGATTACCCTGCAAAACGCGGTCGGTGCGCCCCACGCGGCTTTAGAACTAGTTGGCGAACCTGGTCGTGTGTGGCCCGGCGTAGTGCGAGGATTCCTGCACCACACCGGGCCCGGGGTGGTGGAATTCCACGGCGGGCCGCTTTCCCTCACCTTTGGCACCTGGGATGGCGAACGGAGCGAGCTGGCCGAAGAATTCGCCCGGCGGCTCAGCGCGGCCGGGGTGGCGGCGGTGGTGCATCCCGATATTTGGCAAGATATCTGGGCGAAAGCCATGTTCGTTTCCTCATTTAGCCTGCTAGGGGCGCTTACCGGGAAGCCACTGGGCGACATGCTTGCCGACGAACTCCTTGCCCACGAACTCCGCTGCCTCATGGCCGAAGTCGAAGCCGCCGCCCGCGGCGCCGGGGTCGCATTGCCGCCCGATATCGTCGCCGACACCATGGCATTTGCCGCCGCCATGCCGCCGACATCCACCTCTTCCCTGCAGCGCGACTTGCTTGCCGGTGCGGCCGCCGAATTGGGAGCCCAAATCGGCGCGATTAGCAAACTTGCTCGAAGCTTTGACGTGCCCACGCCCCGCTTCGCCTTCGGCTACGCCCTGCTACGCGCCCGCCGGTGA
- a CDS encoding ABC transporter ATP-binding protein produces the protein MNTWKLLWRLSGSARTAAFGGVILRVLQSLCLGLAYSAAIMVVMRIVANERLNSGQISRALLLCAISLVGQLICGFFAARLSWLASFQAVAEMRLALLDHIRTVPIASISRTRSGDLGTLLSTDLQTVENFLSESFPRLGQAIGLPLIVIIALSLQDPVLGIAFGASILAALPVAMWSGKRIGELGDERQRAQAAAASRMIDTVRGMPILRVLSTPRAVLTYFNDAVDDFRRISVIMVYRIVVPSVTTSLVIFLGVPLVLKVVGARSLPNEEFLLAAAVLVLVLNVYQPLIGIIGTAESWRLCEASLRRVHAILQISAQPTPTGAAPEITDTTIEFENVSYAYPDGTHALNDVSFTVPTGKMLAIVGPSGSGKSTLLNLISRFNDPTAGTIRIGGANITDIPSENLFDLVSVVFQGVHLFPGTVAHNIAIGAPDASKEQIIAAAKAACADEFIRELPNGYDTILGEDGAGLSGGQRQRLSIARALLKDTPIVILDEATSAVDPGAELAINKALSELLTGRTVIVVAHQLRTITAADEILVLDNGFVRETGTHETLLKQDGLYANLWRSLSRAEEWTIKSQP, from the coding sequence ATGAACACCTGGAAACTCTTGTGGAGGCTCTCCGGATCCGCCCGCACGGCCGCATTCGGAGGCGTGATTTTGCGCGTGCTGCAATCGCTATGCCTCGGCTTGGCATACAGCGCGGCGATCATGGTGGTGATGCGCATCGTAGCGAACGAACGTTTGAACTCAGGGCAAATCAGCCGCGCACTCCTGCTCTGCGCCATTTCCCTGGTAGGCCAATTAATCTGCGGATTCTTCGCCGCGCGACTGTCTTGGCTCGCTTCCTTCCAGGCCGTAGCGGAAATGAGACTCGCGCTTCTCGACCACATTCGCACGGTCCCCATCGCGTCGATAAGTCGTACCCGCAGCGGCGACCTCGGCACCCTGCTTAGCACAGACTTGCAAACCGTCGAAAATTTCCTTAGCGAAAGCTTTCCGCGTCTCGGGCAAGCAATCGGCCTTCCGCTCATCGTCATCATCGCGCTCAGCCTGCAAGACCCCGTACTCGGCATCGCGTTCGGAGCCAGCATCCTAGCGGCCCTCCCAGTAGCCATGTGGTCAGGCAAACGTATAGGCGAACTCGGCGATGAGCGCCAACGTGCACAAGCCGCCGCAGCCTCCCGCATGATCGACACCGTACGCGGCATGCCCATCCTCCGCGTCTTATCGACGCCGCGTGCCGTGCTCACCTACTTCAATGACGCCGTCGACGACTTCCGCCGCATCAGCGTCATCATGGTATACCGAATCGTCGTGCCCTCCGTCACCACATCATTAGTGATCTTCCTAGGCGTCCCGCTCGTGCTCAAAGTGGTGGGAGCGCGCTCGCTGCCAAACGAAGAATTCCTCCTCGCGGCTGCCGTGCTCGTGCTGGTATTAAACGTGTACCAGCCGCTGATCGGGATTATCGGCACCGCCGAAAGCTGGAGATTGTGCGAGGCCTCGCTGCGGCGTGTCCACGCGATCCTGCAAATCTCCGCCCAACCAACGCCCACCGGTGCCGCGCCGGAAATCACAGATACCACCATAGAGTTCGAAAACGTAAGCTACGCGTATCCTGACGGAACTCACGCCCTAAACGACGTTTCCTTTACCGTCCCAACCGGCAAAATGCTGGCAATCGTCGGCCCCTCCGGTTCCGGAAAAAGCACCCTACTGAACCTAATCTCCCGCTTCAACGACCCCACCGCGGGCACCATCCGCATCGGCGGTGCGAACATCACTGACATCCCATCCGAAAACCTATTCGACCTGGTGAGCGTAGTGTTCCAAGGCGTCCACCTGTTCCCCGGCACCGTCGCCCACAATATCGCCATCGGCGCTCCCGATGCCTCCAAAGAACAAATCATCGCAGCCGCGAAGGCCGCCTGCGCCGACGAATTCATCCGAGAACTTCCCAACGGATACGACACAATCCTTGGCGAAGACGGTGCCGGACTTTCCGGCGGCCAGCGCCAACGCCTCTCCATTGCCCGCGCCCTACTCAAGGACACTCCGATCGTGATCCTCGATGAAGCCACCTCCGCCGTTGACCCGGGTGCCGAGCTCGCGATCAACAAGGCCCTATCCGAACTCCTGACCGGTCGCACCGTAATCGTGGTCGCCCACCAACTTCGCACAATCACCGCCGCCGACGAAATCCTCGTACTTGACAATGGCTTTGTCCGCGAAACCGGAACGCACGAAACCCTCCTGAAACAGGACGGCCTGTACGCCAACCTTTGGCGTAGCCTCTCCCGAGCCGAAGAATGGACCATCAAATCCCAGCCCTAA